The DNA sequence CAGAACACGCAGTACAACAGGGATAGAAACTGGAACACGTGTATAGGCGTTTCACAGTAATGCAATTCAAAAATCAGCTGGAGGTGGTACTAATTTAGTCAGTGGGGTGCCAGCTCACCAGTGCGGCCTCTTTGTTGGGTTGAGGAACACCAAAGAACAATTTGGGCATGCATTGTTCTTTGCCGTTCTCCTGTGGCAAGAGGGGTGTGGTGACAGCAGTTGGGCTTTTGGGGGGTCCGTGATTGGAGGGGACAGCCGTCAGAGTTGTGGGGGGCGGTGAGGAAGGAGTGGGCAGGCTCCCGGCCTCCGACTCCGGCGTCAAATGTGCgatgcacgcgcacacgcacccGCCGTCCCGCAGCAACCTCAGCACGTCGTTGCGGAAGCGCACGCCCACGAGGGCATAGAGGACGGGGTTGAGGCAGCAGCGCACGTACGCCAGGCTGCGGGTCACGTCCTCGCCCAGGTGGGCGTCGCCCCACTCCTCACAGGTGCTCACAGGTGCGGACACTCGGAACGACACCACCAGGGTGTACGGCAGCTGGAAGAGCAGGAAGAGCAGCACCAGCGCCACCATGAGACGCAGCGTCCTCTGCCTGCGCCAGCATTTGGCCCCGCCCTGCAGCAGCACGTAGCCAATGGCGCCGTAGAACACCAGCATGGCCACGCAGGGCACGCAGAAGCCCACGATCTTGGCGACGTTGGCCCACTTCTTCGCCCAGTCGCCGTCTCCATCGGTCCAGGCGTGCATGCCGCACCGCCACGCCTCGTCGCCGGGCTCCTGCTGCACGGAGGAGAAGAAGAGCTCGGGGAGGCTCAACAGCATCGAGGCCACGGCCACGCCGCCCGCGCACAGCCCGCCGTACAGCAGCATGGACGGCCGGAGCTTCTGCGCGGCCCGGGCGCGCACCACCACCAGGTACCGGTCGGCGCTGATGCACGCCAACAGCAGCAGGCCGCTATAGGTGTTGATGGCGTGCACGCAGCGGTTCAGCTTGCACAGCCCGTTCCAGAAGAAACCGTCCCCGAAGAGCCAGTCCCCGGCGAGCGCCTCGACCGTGTAGAACGGCAGCGTCAGCAGGAGCATGAGGTCAGACAGCGCCAGGTGAAAGAGGAAGACGTCGGTCATGCAGCGCAGGCGAAGGCGGCGGTACCGGCCGAAGGTGGTGATGACCAGGCCGTTGCCGGTCACGCCGAGGAAGAAGACGACGACGAAGACGGCCACCTGGACCACCATGGTGGTGATCTCCTGCTTTTTGCTGGGGATGCACATCTCGGTCAGGCCATCCGTAGAGTTGGGGATGTCCGTGTAGTCACCGGAGTAATCGTCAATCGTGAAGGGCAGGGTGGTCAACATACCTGTAACACAGTCGTAATGGTTCAGACCCATAACACAGTCATAATTATTCAGACCCGTAACACAGTCGTAATAATTCAAACCCTTAACACAGTCGTAATGAATCAGACCCTTAACACAGTCATAATTATTCAGACCCGTAACACAGTCGTAATGAGTCAGACCcgtaacacagacataatgaggCAGACTCGTAACACAGTTGTAATTATTCAGACCTGTATCAGAGTTACAATGAGTCCGACCCATAACACAGTCATAATGAGTCAGATCCGTAACACAGTCATAATGAGTCAGACCCGTAACAATGAAACAGACACTGAGATTAGTAGTAACACCCAAGGCACAATATGCTTTAGAGCATAGACAGTGATGGAATAGGTGTCACTAATGAATATTCGTGATGTCCTATTTCACCATTATTAGTGTATTCGGCCTGATGCTACAGGGCTTGGTAAGAGGTCCTTGGCCAttgtgctgtgatgatgaagACAACCAGCATGGTACAAATAATCTGCTAGGGGGGAACGTTATGTGCTGTAATCCTGGCCGACGACGTCAATCTAAATGCGTATCTGGAATGTATAGATGGAAATATCAGGTATGTGTTGGGGAACACCTAAATGTTGATAATTTTGGTGTTTgattaaactcaattctattattGGATGTCATGGAACTGACAGCATGGTGAAAATACTGATAGAAATGTCTGTTCTCCACTATGATTCAGTCTACTActcatttgaacaaaattgaAAAAGGTTGAAAAAGGTTACACTACGTTTGCATGGTATATAGTATACAGGGATCAAGGAAGAGTGTACGATGGGAAGTAAATTTAGAAAGTTTAGTTTGAATATGAAGAAGTATTTGATCATTGAATGCTGCCCTCTGTTGACCAACATAGGCAGATTGTGTGACCCTGCGTAGTTAGTAATCACCTGTAAAACTGTCCTCACTGGGGAACTTGACACCGGTTTGGATGGTAAAACCCCTGTAATCTTTCATTGCTCTGctcagagaaagaaagagaagcaACTATTAATTAGTACACATGATATAGACAAGGTGATCTATGTCATGGTGGACATAGAGGTGG is a window from the Brachyhypopomus gauderio isolate BG-103 chromosome 13, BGAUD_0.2, whole genome shotgun sequence genome containing:
- the ccr10 gene encoding C-C chemokine receptor type 10 isoform X2, whose protein sequence is MLTTLPFTIDDYSGDYTDIPNSTDGLTEMCIPSKKQEITTMVVQVAVFVVVFFLGVTGNGLVITTFGRYRRLRLRCMTDVFLFHLALSDLMLLLTLPFYTVEALAGDWLFGDGFFWNGLCKLNRCVHAINTYSGLLLLACISADRYLVVVRARAAQKLRPSMLLYGGLCAGGVAVASMLLSLPELFFSSVQQEPGDEAWRCGMHAWTDGDGDWAKKWANVAKIVGFCVPCVAMLVFYGAIGYVLLQGGAKCWRRQRTLRLMVALVLLFLLFQLPYTLVVSFRVSAPVSTCEEWGDAHLGEDVTRSLAYVRCCLNPVLYALVGVRFRNDVLRLLRDGGCVCACIAHLTPESEAGSLPTPSSPPPTTLTAVPSNHGPPKSPTAVTTPLLPQENGKEQCMPKLFFGVPQPNKEAALVSWHPTD
- the ccr10 gene encoding C-C chemokine receptor type 10 isoform X1 codes for the protein MKDYRGFTIQTGVKFPSEDSFTGMLTTLPFTIDDYSGDYTDIPNSTDGLTEMCIPSKKQEITTMVVQVAVFVVVFFLGVTGNGLVITTFGRYRRLRLRCMTDVFLFHLALSDLMLLLTLPFYTVEALAGDWLFGDGFFWNGLCKLNRCVHAINTYSGLLLLACISADRYLVVVRARAAQKLRPSMLLYGGLCAGGVAVASMLLSLPELFFSSVQQEPGDEAWRCGMHAWTDGDGDWAKKWANVAKIVGFCVPCVAMLVFYGAIGYVLLQGGAKCWRRQRTLRLMVALVLLFLLFQLPYTLVVSFRVSAPVSTCEEWGDAHLGEDVTRSLAYVRCCLNPVLYALVGVRFRNDVLRLLRDGGCVCACIAHLTPESEAGSLPTPSSPPPTTLTAVPSNHGPPKSPTAVTTPLLPQENGKEQCMPKLFFGVPQPNKEAALVSWHPTD